A single genomic interval of Streptomyces sp. 1222.5 harbors:
- a CDS encoding helix-turn-helix domain-containing protein has product MDLVLSTDTVPDHEKLAYWRDAVGRALVPVSVVPRGAGPLHGRITGGRLGRLRVAAVESDAQRISRTPAHIGGSDSCVAVHVQTAGRVTLLQDGRHVTAGPGDMVVYDTARPYTLDFPERFAGRVVQLPRRALDVPDEHLRDITATPITATAGLGAILTPFLATLVGEAHSYPPAVAGRLASSAVDLFATLVAERSRVGIADTAREQLVLRIRDHIDRHLGNPDLAPETVAGAHHISVRYLHRLFEDEGITVARLIQRRRLQECARELARGGSAAPAVSAIAQRWGFVNPAHFSRVFRGAYGHSPREWRRLRTAGALPDTGYDGTAPTAARPPRPTEAGRPRAA; this is encoded by the coding sequence GTGGACCTGGTGCTGTCGACGGACACCGTCCCCGACCACGAGAAACTCGCCTACTGGCGGGACGCGGTCGGCAGAGCCCTGGTCCCGGTGTCCGTCGTACCCCGCGGCGCGGGCCCGCTCCACGGACGGATCACCGGCGGCCGGCTGGGCCGGCTGCGGGTGGCCGCCGTGGAGTCCGACGCCCAGCGCATCAGCCGCACCCCCGCACACATAGGCGGCTCGGACTCCTGCGTCGCCGTCCATGTCCAGACAGCGGGCAGGGTGACCCTTCTGCAGGACGGCCGCCATGTCACGGCCGGCCCGGGCGACATGGTGGTGTACGACACCGCGCGTCCGTACACCCTGGACTTCCCCGAGCGGTTCGCCGGCCGAGTCGTCCAACTGCCCCGCCGCGCGCTGGACGTGCCCGACGAGCACCTGCGCGACATCACGGCGACACCGATCACCGCCACGGCCGGGCTCGGGGCGATCCTCACGCCGTTCCTCGCGACGCTCGTCGGCGAGGCGCACTCCTACCCGCCGGCCGTCGCCGGGCGGCTCGCGTCGAGCGCGGTGGACCTGTTCGCCACGCTGGTGGCGGAACGCAGCCGGGTCGGGATCGCCGACACCGCGCGCGAACAGCTCGTGCTGCGCATCCGCGACCACATAGACCGGCACCTGGGGAACCCGGACCTGGCCCCCGAGACCGTCGCCGGGGCACACCACATCTCGGTCCGCTACCTGCACCGGCTGTTCGAGGACGAGGGGATCACCGTCGCCCGTCTCATCCAGCGCCGCAGGCTCCAGGAGTGCGCGCGGGAACTCGCGCGAGGCGGCAGCGCCGCGCCCGCCGTGTCGGCGATCGCCCAGCGCTGGGGATTCGTCAATCCCGCCCACTTCAGCAGGGTGTTCCGTGGGGCGTACGGCCACTCGCCCCGGGAGTGGCGCAGGCTGCGCACGGCCGGGGCCCTGCCCGACACGGGATACGACGGGACGGCACCGACCGCCGCCCGTCCGCCTCGCCCGACCGAGGCGGGCCGCCCCCGCGCGGCCTGA